The Flavobacteriales bacterium genome segment TGTTGCTCTACCTGATGATAATGTTCTCAATGTGGTGACATACCCAAACATTTCAGAAAGTGGCACGTGAGCTTTAACAACTTCAGCACCATTTCTTGAATCCATTCCTTGCATAATACCTCTTCTTCTGTTAAGGTCAGCTACTACATCACCCATGTTTTGCTCTGGAGTAACTACTTCAACTTTCATTATAGGTTCTAGAAGAACAGGATTGGCTCCTTTACAAGCGTTTTTAAATGCTAACTTAGCACATATCTCAAAAGATAATTGATCTGAATCCACGTCATGGAAAGAACCATCAAAAAGTCTCACTTTTAATGAATCTACTTCAAAACCTGCTAAAACACCATTTTGCATTGCTTGTTTAAATCCTTTTTCAATAGATGGAATAAATTCTTTTGGAATTGCTCCACCTTTGATTTGGTCAACAAATTGCAATCCATCTCCTTCGAAATCCTCGTCAACTGGGGACATCTCGAATTGAATATCAGCGAACTTACCACGTCCACCAGATTGCTTTTTGTATGTTTCTCTTGTCGATACAGATGATGTAATTGCTTCTTTGTAAGCTACTTTAGGAGCACCTTGATTACACTCTACACCAAATTCTCTTTTCAGACGATCAACAATAATATCCAAGTGTAACTCACCCATACCAGAGATAATTGTTTGTCCTGAATCTTCGTCTGTTTTAACTGTAAATGTAGGATCTTCTTCAGCAAGCTTCCCTAAAGCTACACCAAGTTTATCCATATCCTTTTGAGTTTTAGGCTCAATAGCTATTCCAATTACCGGATCTGGGAAGTCCATTGATTCTAACACAATAGGTGAAGATTCAGAACATAGAGTATCTCCCGTTCTAATATCTTTAAATCCTGCTAATGCAGCTATATCACCAGCTTGTAATTGATCAATCTGATTTTGCTTGTTAGCGTGCATCTGGAAAATTCTAGAAATACGCTCTTTTTTATTTGTACGTGTATTTAAAACGTATGAACCCGATTCTAAAACACCTGAATAAGCCCTTGTAAAGCATAATCTACCTACATAAGGGTCTGTTGCAATTTTAAATGCTAAACTAGCAAACGGCTCATCAACAGATGGCTTTCTACTTTCTTCAGCATCAGTTTTTGGGTTAGTACCTTTAATGGCTTCAGCATCAATTGGAGATGGAAGAATTTCCATTACCATATCTAGCATAGCTTGAACACCTTTATTTTTAAATGCAGAACCACACATCATAGGAATAACTTTTCCTCCGATAGTTGCTTGTCTTAAAGCATCTAATATTTCTCTTTCTGTAAGAGAGTTTTCATCTTCAAAGTATTTTTCAAGAAGTTTGTCATCAAATTCTGCAACAGCTTCAAGAAGTTTACCTCTGTAATCTCTTGCCTCATCAATGATATCTGCTGGAATTTCAACTTCTTCATAAGTCATTCCCATATCATCTTCGTTCCAAACTATCCCTTTGAAATTGATAAGGTCAACAACACCTCTAAATTTATCTTCACTTCCAATTGGAATCTGAAGTGGTAGAGCGTGACTACCTAACATATCTTTTACTTGCTGACATACATTTAAAAAATCAGCACCTT includes the following:
- the fusA gene encoding elongation factor G — translated: MAKRDLTFTRNIGIAAHIDAGKTTTTERILYYGGVSHKIGEVHDGAATMDWMEQEQERGITITSAATTLNWNYRDNDYHVNIIDTPGHVDFTVEVNRSLRVLDGLVFLFSAVDGVEPQSETNWRLADNYNVPRIGFVNKMDRQGADFLNVCQQVKDMLGSHALPLQIPIGSEDKFRGVVDLINFKGIVWNEDDMGMTYEEVEIPADIIDEARDYRGKLLEAVAEFDDKLLEKYFEDENSLTEREILDALRQATIGGKVIPMMCGSAFKNKGVQAMLDMVMEILPSPIDAEAIKGTNPKTDAEESRKPSVDEPFASLAFKIATDPYVGRLCFTRAYSGVLESGSYVLNTRTNKKERISRIFQMHANKQNQIDQLQAGDIAALAGFKDIRTGDTLCSESSPIVLESMDFPDPVIGIAIEPKTQKDMDKLGVALGKLAEEDPTFTVKTDEDSGQTIISGMGELHLDIIVDRLKREFGVECNQGAPKVAYKEAITSSVSTRETYKKQSGGRGKFADIQFEMSPVDEDFEGDGLQFVDQIKGGAIPKEFIPSIEKGFKQAMQNGVLAGFEVDSLKVRLFDGSFHDVDSDQLSFEICAKLAFKNACKGANPVLLEPIMKVEVVTPEQNMGDVVADLNRRRGIMQGMDSRNGAEVVKAHVPLSEMFGYVTTLRTLSSGRATSTMEFSHFSECPKNVSDAVIDEVKGLKQA